In the genome of Actinomycetes bacterium, the window AGCGGTCGGCCAGCGGGTGCGTGGCGTCCGCCACGTCGCCACGAGGCGTGTTGTGCTCCACCCAGATCGCCGGCAGGTCGGCTCCCGGCTCTCGGCGCAGGTGCGCTCTGGCCAGCTCGAGGTCGCGCGGCCGCTGCAGCAGCACGACGTCCGGCTCCGCATCCGCCAGCTGCTCGAGGGGCACCTCGGTCACCGAGTCCGGCCAGTCGTACGTCCGGGCCCGGCCGAGCCCGTCGGCGTCCCGGGCCGGGTTGACCGGCACCAGGTAGTGGTGCGCACCCTGCACGAAGGCCGTGGTCCACGAGCCGTGCACGTGCCAGAGGAGGACTCTCATGCGACGTCCTCCTCCAGCCCGTGCAGCGCCCGCACCACGTCGTCCGCGCTGACCCGGGTGAGACAGGGGTGGCCGGGGACCGGGCAGCTGGTCGCCCGGCTGCCGCGGCACGGGGCCTCCTGGTCACCGAGCAGCTGGAGCCGCACGCCGTAGGGAGCCCAGCGGGCCGCGGGCACGGTCGGCGCGAACAGCGACACGACTGGAGTCCCCACCGCGGCCGCCAGGTGCGCCGGCCCTGTGTTGGCGACCACGACGGAGGCGGCACGGTCCAGCACGCCCGCGAGCTGCGGCATCGTCGTCCGTCCGCCGAGGTCGCGGGCGTCGTTGCCGTCGCAGACCTCGGAGGTCAGGTCGCACTCGTGTTGACCGCCGGTGACGACGACCCGGAGCCCGCACGAGACGAGCGCTCGCGCAGTCTGCGCCCATCGGTCGGCCGGCCAGGCGCGCGCCGGCACGGAGGCACCGGGGTGCAGGACGACGTAGCCGCTCGGGCCGGCGAGCGGGGTGGTGTCCGGCAGCGGCCGTCGCACGGCCAGTCGACCGTCGTCCGAGTCGGGAAGGACGAATCCCGCGGATGCGGCGACCGTGAGGCCGCGGACCGGCTCCGGGACGTCGCCCGGGTCGACGACGCGCGTGTCCAGCAGCGCGCCGGGATAGTCGTCGCTGATCGCGGTCACCCGGCCGACCCCGGCCAGCCGGAGCAGCAACGCCGTCGGCAGCGCCGACTGGTGGAAGGACGTGAGGACTACCGCCTCGTCGACGGCGGCCGCCCGCACCCGCTGCACCAGCAGGTCGAGGTGCTGCTGCGTGACCCGCGGGGCTGGTGCCGGCTCGATCCAGGGTGCCGACCACTCGATGACGTCCGCGACGCCCGGCAGCAGGCCGGCCGCCTGCCGTCCTCGAGGTCCCACGAGCAGCACGACGTCGGCGGCTGTGGCGACCGCCCGGACCGCGGGCCCGGCCAGCAGCACGTCGCCGTCCGCGTCGAGCCGGACGACGAGCACCCGGCGTCGTGGCATAACAGTCGGCTCGCCGCGCGTCACCGGGCACCGCCCAGAGCGATCTCCACGGCGGTGGTCAGGTCATGCGCGACGAGCGGTGCAGCAGCGACCTCGTCCGGCTGGGTGGCGTGGTTGGGGACGAGGATGCCCCGGGCACCTGCCCCGAGCGCCGCGTGCACGTCGGCGGCGATGTCCCCGATGACGACGACCTCACGTGCCGGGACACCCAGCTGCCGGGCGGCCTGGAGGACCATGCCCGGTGCGGGCTTGCGGCACCGGCACCGGTCCTCGTCGACGTGCGGGCAGAGCGCCCAGACGTCGAACCCTCCGAAGATCTCGTCGACCCGCCGGTTCACCCGCCGCACCTGCTCTTGGCTGAGCAACCCCCGTCCGATCCCCGACTGGTTGGTGACCACGCCGGTCCGCACTCCCCGGGCCCGCAGCCGGTCGACCGCTTGCAGCGCACCAGCGACCGGCCGGACCAGGTCCGGGTCGGCGTTGTATGGCTCGTCGTGCACGAGGGTCCCGTCCCGGTCGAAGAGCACGGCGCTCACCGGCACCTCGGCCGTCCACGCCCCGGCGCCCCGGTGCCGCCACCACCCGCGCAGCCAGTGCCAGGTGGCCACGGGCGGGATGGCGACACTCGTCAGCAGCATGGTCGTGACCTCGTCGCGGTCCCGCGGCCCCGGGGCGATCCGCTCCCAGGCGAACAGCCCGGTCCCTGCCAGCCAGCCCGCAGCCAGCACCACCGCCGCGCCGCGCCGACCGGCGAGCCGGGCTGCGACCGCGCCGACGGCAGCCGCGGTGACGGCGCCGTGCCGGCCACGACGACCGGTGCCCGCGTGCGCGGCCTGCCGCCAGCGCGGTCCGTGCAGCCGTCGCATCAGCGGGTCGTCGCCGTTGCCGGCCTGGACCCGGACGCTCACCCAGCGGTCCGCACGACGCACCGGGTGGATCGTCGTCCGGTCGCCGCGAACCAGCCGGCCACCTCCTGCCTTCACCCGGAGGGCGAGGTCGGCGTCCTCCCGGAAGGCGCGCGGGAACCGCTCGTCCAGGCCGCCGACCCGCTCCAGCGCGTCGCGCCGGTAGGCCATGTCTGCGGTGATCCACCAGCCTCGCTGGAGCCCCCTCGTCCCCCGCTCCCAGTCGGTGGGCCGGCGACCGACCGGAAGCGGCACGGTGAGCCGGGCCTGCACCCCGACCACCTCCGGCGGCTGCGACAGGTCCTCGACGAGGCGCACGGCCCAGTCGCGCGGTAGCACCACGTCGTCGTCCAGGAAGACGACCCAGGGGCACTGGCTGCGCACCGTGCGCCAGCCGACGTTGCGGGCAGCCGCCGGCCCGCGCCGGCCGCTGGACAGCACGCGCAGCCGGTCGGCCAGCCGGTCCGGCACAGGTGGCAGCGGAGCCGGCGTCGCCCGGTCGTCGACGACCACCAGCTCGCTCGGCAGTGGGCCCCCCGTGGCGGCGAGCGAGTCGAGGAGCACCCCGAGGCTCGGTCGCCCGACGGTGGGCACCACGACGGCGTAGTCGCCGGCCCGCCAGGTGTTCAGGCTGCTCACGGCCACTGCCCACGCCGTACGAGGAACGGGCCAATCGCCAGCGCGTCGACCGGGGCGGAGCCGAAGCACTCCAGCGCGTCCCGTGGGTCGTCCACCATCGGCCGACCCGCGGTGTTCAAGCTGGTGTTGACCACCACCGGCAGACCGGTGCGCGCCTCGAACCGCTCGAGCATCCGCGCGACGAGCGGCTCGTCGGCGCGGTCGACGCTCTGGATCCGAGCCGTCCCGTCCACGTGGACCACAGCGGGGATCCGTTCGCGCCAGGACGCGGCTACGTCGTGCACGAAGAGCATGTACGGCGACGGCACCGGGCCGCGGCCGAAGATGTCGCGGGCGCGCTCGGCCAGCACCATCGGCGCCACCGGCCGGAACTGCTCCCGGCCCTTGACGTCGTTCATCCGCTCGAGGTTGGCCGGGAAGCCCGGGTGCGCCAGCAGAGAGCGGTGCCCGAGAGCGCGCGGCCCGTACTCGCTGCGGCCCTGGAACCACGCCACGATGCCGTTGTCCGCCAGCAGCTCGGCCACGGCGTCGGCGATGTCCACCGGGCGCTCGTAGGGCACCTTCGCGGTCGTGAGCCAGGTCTCGACCTCGGCGTCGGTCCAGCCCCGCCCCAGGTCCGCGCCCGGCATGGGCCCGACCGGGTCACCGGCGCCCGCGGCGACGTGCAGTGCGCCACCGAGAGCGGTCCCCGCGTCGCCGGCCGCAGGCTGCACCCACACCTGGTCGAACGGTCCTTCGGCCGCGATCCGGGTGTTGGCGACGCAGTTGAGGGCGACGCCGCCCGCGAGGGTGAGGGCGGTCCCGCCGGTCTGCTGGTGCAGCCAGCGGACGAGGTCGAGGAGCACCTCCTCGAGCCGGCGCTGGACGCTGGCCGCGAGGTCGGCGTGGTCCTGCGTCCAGTCGTCGCCCGGGCCCAGTCGCTTCGCCAGCGACCCCCAGTCGACCGGGTCGGTGTGGAAGCCGCCGTCGCCGGTGGCGCGGACCGGGTCCGTGAGCTCGGCGAGGAAACGCGGCTGGCCGTACGAGGCCATCGCCATGACCTTGTACTCGTCGCTGGACCGCAGGAACCCGAGATGCTCCGTCACGTCCTCGTAGAGCAGCCCCAGCGAGTGGGGCAGTGCCTGGCTGGCGAGCACCTCAAGCTCACCTGCGGCGTACCGACCCGCCAGGTGGCTGACGGCCTCGCCGCGTCCGTCCAGCACGAGCACGCTGGAGTCGCGCACGGGCGCCGCCAGGCCGGCGGAGGCGGCATGGGCGACGTGGTGCGGCACGAACTGCACCGCGCCGGGGTCCAGGCCCGGCATCCCGGCCGCCAGGAAGCCGGGCGCCTTCTCCGCATAGGTCAGCCGGAGGTGGTCCCACGGGTCGTCGAGACCCTGCTCCGACGCCGGCCGGGCCAGCCGGGGGTCGAAGGAGTAGGCGACGGCATCGAGGTCCTCCGGGCGCAACCCGGCGGTCTCGAGGCACCACCGTGCCGACAGCTCCGGGAGCTCCCAGGCG includes:
- a CDS encoding carbamoyltransferase C-terminal domain-containing protein is translated as MRVLGVNALFHDPAVALVVDGEVVAAAEEERFSRRKHGKRPVPFAAWELPELSARWCLETAGLRPEDLDAVAYSFDPRLARPASEQGLDDPWDHLRLTYAEKAPGFLAAGMPGLDPGAVQFVPHHVAHAASAGLAAPVRDSSVLVLDGRGEAVSHLAGRYAAGELEVLASQALPHSLGLLYEDVTEHLGFLRSSDEYKVMAMASYGQPRFLAELTDPVRATGDGGFHTDPVDWGSLAKRLGPGDDWTQDHADLAASVQRRLEEVLLDLVRWLHQQTGGTALTLAGGVALNCVANTRIAAEGPFDQVWVQPAAGDAGTALGGALHVAAGAGDPVGPMPGADLGRGWTDAEVETWLTTAKVPYERPVDIADAVAELLADNGIVAWFQGRSEYGPRALGHRSLLAHPGFPANLERMNDVKGREQFRPVAPMVLAERARDIFGRGPVPSPYMLFVHDVAASWRERIPAVVHVDGTARIQSVDRADEPLVARMLERFEARTGLPVVVNTSLNTAGRPMVDDPRDALECFGSAPVDALAIGPFLVRRGQWP
- a CDS encoding glycosyltransferase family 9 protein; this translates as MPRRRVLVVRLDADGDVLLAGPAVRAVATAADVVLLVGPRGRQAAGLLPGVADVIEWSAPWIEPAPAPRVTQQHLDLLVQRVRAAAVDEAVVLTSFHQSALPTALLLRLAGVGRVTAISDDYPGALLDTRVVDPGDVPEPVRGLTVAASAGFVLPDSDDGRLAVRRPLPDTTPLAGPSGYVVLHPGASVPARAWPADRWAQTARALVSCGLRVVVTGGQHECDLTSEVCDGNDARDLGGRTTMPQLAGVLDRAASVVVANTGPAHLAAAVGTPVVSLFAPTVPAARWAPYGVRLQLLGDQEAPCRGSRATSCPVPGHPCLTRVSADDVVRALHGLEEDVA
- a CDS encoding HAD-IIIA family hydrolase is translated as MSSLNTWRAGDYAVVVPTVGRPSLGVLLDSLAATGGPLPSELVVVDDRATPAPLPPVPDRLADRLRVLSSGRRGPAAARNVGWRTVRSQCPWVVFLDDDVVLPRDWAVRLVEDLSQPPEVVGVQARLTVPLPVGRRPTDWERGTRGLQRGWWITADMAYRRDALERVGGLDERFPRAFREDADLALRVKAGGGRLVRGDRTTIHPVRRADRWVSVRVQAGNGDDPLMRRLHGPRWRQAAHAGTGRRGRHGAVTAAAVGAVAARLAGRRGAAVVLAAGWLAGTGLFAWERIAPGPRDRDEVTTMLLTSVAIPPVATWHWLRGWWRHRGAGAWTAEVPVSAVLFDRDGTLVHDEPYNADPDLVRPVAGALQAVDRLRARGVRTGVVTNQSGIGRGLLSQEQVRRVNRRVDEIFGGFDVWALCPHVDEDRCRCRKPAPGMVLQAARQLGVPAREVVVIGDIAADVHAALGAGARGILVPNHATQPDEVAAAPLVAHDLTTAVEIALGGAR